The proteins below come from a single Stomoxys calcitrans chromosome 1, idStoCalc2.1, whole genome shotgun sequence genomic window:
- the LOC106089807 gene encoding EARP-interacting protein homolog, which yields MDESLGQIYGLELQARALAPQLGEPNEVRFFIATNSLKPSTNQVHLLEFNEEKSTINAKIFEHSMGEVWKMNANPHDPYEISTCYNEQNGNIIRTKAAVLRYSDETEEKNEIKSEYLHWSNVDLLNINGEKVKTVEFHPHQKEKLACVIDNRVVLYDRVKGKDTQIAEVLSAGSSSKHINAFNCGKWSLHHQCQQFVTLHESHIKAYDIRDQNHLAWSIEDAHGQFVRDLDCNPNKQCHFVTGGDDGFIKIWDCRNPKEAVFVRNDHSHWVWSVRFNTFHDQLLLSSSSDCKVLLTSASSVSSEATNVNSELSNSGVEECKVLPDGLLQTFEQHEDSVYCVEWSNVDPWIFASLSYDGRLLLSKVPKQYKYQIIL from the exons ATGGATGAGTCTCTTGGACAAATATACGGCTTGGAGTTGCAG gcgCGAGCTCTTGCTCCACAACTAGGCGAACCCAATGAAGTACGTTTTTTTATCGCCACGAATTCTTTGAAGCCTTCAACAAACCAGGTTCACTTGTTAGAATTTAATGAAGAAAAATCGACCATTAATGCAAAAATTTTCGAACACTCAATGGGGGAAGTTTGGAAGATGAATGCAAACCCTCACGATCCCTATGAAATTTCTACGTGTTATAATGAACAAAATGGAAACATTATAAGAACAAAGGCGGCCGTCTTAAGATACAGTGACGAAACTgaagaaaaaaacgaaataaagtCGGAATATCTACACTGGAGTAATGTGGACTTGCTTAATATAAATGGGGAAAAAGTAAAGACTGTTGAGTTTCATCCGCATCAAAAGGAGAAACTGGCATGTGTTATAGATAATAGGGTTGTTTTGTACGACAGAGTCAAAGGAAAGGACACCCAAATCGCCGAAGTTTTGTCGGCAGGCTCATCGTCTAAGCATATCAATGCATTTAACTGTGGTAAATGGTCTCTGCATCACCAATGCCAGCAGTTTGTCACGTTGCATGAGAGTCATATAAAAGCCTATGACATTCGCGATCAAAACCATTTGGCTTGGTCTATAGAGGATGCCCATGGTCAATTTGTCCGCGATTTAGATTGCAATCCAAATAAACAATGCCATTTTGTAACCGGAGGGGACGATGgatttattaaaatatgggATTGTCGAAATCCTAAAGAGGCAGTCTTTGTTAGAAATGACCACTCACATTGGGTGTGGTCGGTTCGTTTTAACACATTCCACGACCAACTATTATTAAGCAGCTCAAGTGATTGCAAAGTTTTATTAACTTCCGCAAGTTCCGTCAGTTCTGAAGCAACAAATGTAAATTCGGAGTTATCCAATAGCGGAGTGGAAGAATGTAAGGTACTACCTGATGGACTCCTACAAACATTTGAGCAACACGAGGACTCTGTGTATTGTGTGGAATGGAGTAATGTAGATCCTTGGATATTTGCATCTCTTAGTTACGATGGTCGTTTGCTTCTTTCGAAAGTACCTAAGCAATATAAATATCAAATAATTTTGTAA
- the LOC106089818 gene encoding kxDL motif-containing protein CG10681 — translation MMSLQSSYQAEKTTIEDESEYSEFNYSAAEAFIQGLAGLVNQSDVENMIRGQKQMLQRFEKTNEMLLNCNALSLSRLKQSSDDFKRHCKVLAEMKKDLDYIFRKIRSIKQKLSHQYPQAYAEAQPQRSSLAEEAEETEIQKCCGSKEKSLDKIQGVHPVSTKSCEVEYVQMEEAIDNGKPIENELIKRVCSIETANPNDSSDCTSEDTG, via the exons atgatgtCGTTACAAAGTTCCTATCAAGCAGAAAAGACAACAATTGAAGATGAAAGTGAATACAGTGAGTTTAATTACTCCGCTGCTGAAGCCTTTATCCAAGGTTTGGCAGGTTTGGTCAATCAAAGTGATGTAGAAAATATGATAAGGGGTCAAAAGCAAAT GTTGCAGCGTTTTGAAAAGACAAATGAAATGCTCCTTAATTGCAACGCTTTAAGTTTAAGCAGACTAAAACAATCCTCTGATGATTTCAAACGGCATTGCAAGGTTTTAGCTGAGATGAAAAAGGACCTGGATtacatttttagaaaaataagaTCAATAAAGCAAAAATTAAGTCATCAGTATCCACAGGCATATGCAGAAGCGCAACCCCAAAGGAGTAGTTTAGCAGAGGAGGCTGAGGAAACAGAGATACAAAAGTGTTGTGgaagcaaagaaaaaagtttggaTAAAATACAGGGTGTACACCCAGTGTCAACAAAATCCTGTGAGGTGGAGTATGTACAAATGGAGGAAGCAATTGACAATGGCAAACCTATTGAGAATGAATTGATAAAAAGAGTATGTTCAATAGAGACGGCTAATCCAAACGATTCCTCAGATTGTACATCTGAAGACACTGGATAG
- the LOC106090523 gene encoding zinc finger protein 184 — MDIHSICRICLEYLENGTAYDLFLIPGLAKKLCMCTSLAVEQQDGFPKNICGVCYTRLNDMAEFQKLCADSVQRFQELLASHTVNCPPPPPTAFDVMEAPSTEPIEGVQVGLPDDDDDNLDFDPLLTNHKMEMIENEEDVLQMLESVDKEEPEEIETKVEQIESNDIESEESSDDGKESDVDFQLPDGNDDDDDEEESESDDDKPLMSRLRNIKKEYKEENADENHMKDPKIKPKRKRIPAAERHLHRIIDCHICHQKFKKTKNYQEHMKFHNDKLPFQCEVENCKRGFTTAYGLRLHVEHCHDETVDKMPCTQEGCDMTFTRRRILNWHLKRVHKIAKEDVPKSYPCNECEKVFKCPMALKKHMFKHTGQELPFPCNICGKRFVINSALKDHLMRHAGIKNYVCPYCGVGKTTRQEWNTHIATHNTEKKFKCHLCPHASHNKQNLRMHVRVVHEKIKDYACQYCGKTFGKSNACKMHEMTHTGEKRCECKVCGKRFLYPKGLTKHLKTHEKRVLRAIEVYRKRQVELGEGVVEQSEPIPELPNPENTHESHQKVADEILKVCADSVNAIPKDPRRVERVDIADLAGTAVNPIPSVALPSWSPQINFMMKEGKYTCPDCGQGFNGSGNLRRHHKIVHQGVKDFACRFCHKRFAKAQTLKHHEMTHTGEKPHGCPHCDMRFIQVVALKRHMKVHQERATFVPSTVYQAKEELAIQERNKYQAKRMAEEEREAIAEEARKQLEELRRQEEDLQRRQREALANVPMAIPKERLPPGSDISIATNLLPTDFPGSGNNNDETSAVVADADNLKQENEDDIKYPDPMENF; from the coding sequence ATGGATATTCATTCCATTTGTCGTATTTGTTTAGAGTATTTGGAGAATGGGACTGCTTATGATTTGTTTTTGATACCTGGATTGGCAAAAAAACTTTGTATGTGTACGTCATTGGCGGTGGAGCAGCAGGATGGGTTTCCCAAAAATATTTGTGGCGTTTGTTATACCCGCCTTAATGATATGGCGGAATTCCAAAAATTATGCGCTGATTCTGTGCAAAGATTTCAAGAGCTTTTGGCTAGCCACACGGTCAACTGTCCACCTCCACCCCCAACCGCTTTCGATGTTATGGAAGCCCCCTCTACGGAGCCTATTGAAGGAGTACAAGTCGGATTGCCggacgatgatgatgacaatTTAGATTTTGACCCTTTGTTGACCAATCATAAAATGGAGATGATCGAAAATGAAGAGGACGTTTTACAGATGCTAGAAAGTGTGGATAAAGAAGAACCAGAGGAGATTGAAACTAAAGTGGAGCAGATCGAAAGCAACGATATAGAAAGTGAAGAATCCAGTGATGATGGCAAAGAGAGCGATGTTGATTTTCAACTACCTGACgggaatgatgatgatgatgatgaagaggaAAGTGAGAGCGATGATGATAAACCATTAATGTCAAGGCTGCGTAATATTAAAAAAGAATACAAAGAAGAAAACGCTGATGAGAATCATATGAAAGATCCCAAAATAAAGCCGAAACGAAAGCGTATACCAGCGGCAGAGCGTCATCTTCATCGAATAATTGACTGCCATATCTGCCACCAGAAGTTTAAGAAGACCAAGAACTATCAGGAGCACATGAAGTTTCACAATGATAAGTTGCCATTTCAGTGTGAAGTGGAGAATTGTAAAAGGGGATTCACAACGGCATATGGCCTACGTCTCCATGTGGAGCATTGTCATGACGAAACCGTAGATAAGATGCCATGTACCCAAGAAGGTTGTGACATGACTTTTACTCGTCGTCGTATATTAAATTGGCATTTGAAACGGGTTCATAAAATTGCTAAAGAGGATGTCCCAAAATCGTATCCTTGCAATGAATgtgaaaaggtatttaaatgtccGATGGCTTTGAAGAAACATATGTTTAAGCATACCGGCCAAGAGCTCCCATTCCCTTGCAACATTTGTGGAAAACGTTTTGTGATAAACAGTGCTCTTAAAGACCATCTTATGCGTCATGCTGGAATAAAGAACTACGTATGTCCTTATTGCGGTGTAGGAAAGACTACTCGCCAAGAGTGGAATACGCATATAGCTACCCATAATACAGAGAAAAAGTTTAAATGCCATTTATGTCCACATGCATCgcacaacaaacaaaatttacgCATGCATGTACGTGTAGTTCACGAGAAGATAAAAGATTATGCTTGCCAATACTGTGGTAAAACCTTCGGTAAATCTAACGCTTGTAAAATGCATGAAATGACACACACGGGCGAAAAGAGATGCGAATGCAAGGTTTGTGGAAAAAGGTTCCTTTATCCAAAAGGATTAACAAAACATCTTAAGACACATGAAAAGCGTGTACTAAGAGCTATAGAAGTGTACCGAAAGAGACAAGTTGAATTAGGCGAGGGCGTTGTAGAGCAATCAGAGCCTATCCCTGAATTGCCAAATCCAGAAAACACTCATGAATCGCACCAAAAAGTGGCCGATGAAATACTTAAAGTGTGTGCCGACTCTGTCAACGCCATTCCAAAAGATCCAAGACGCGTGGAGCGCGTGGATATAGCTGACTTAGCCGGCACCGCGGTAAACCCAATACCCTCGGTGGCTTTGCCGTCATGGTCGCCGCAAATTAACTTTATGATGAAGGAAGGTAAATATACATGTCCTGATTGTGGACAAGGTTTTAATGGCTCTGGAAATCTACGAAGACATCACAAAATTGTGCATCAAGGGGTTAAAGATTTCGCATGCAGATTTTGTCACAAACGTTTTGCTAAAGCTCAAACCTTAAAGCACCATGAAATGACTCATACAGGTGAAAAACCACATGGTTGCCCGCATTGCGATATGCGTTTTATACAAGTGGTTGCTTTGAAGCGCCATATGAAGGTACATCAAGAACGTGCAACATTTGTACCTTCTACTGTGTATCAAGCTAAGGAAGAACTGGCTATACAAGAACGTAATAAATACCAAGCGAAACGCATGGCCGAAGAGGAGCGCGAAGCTATTGCGGAGGAAGCACGCAAACAACTGGAGGAATTGAGAAGACAAGAAGAGGACTTGCAACGTCGGCAAAGGGAGGCATTGGCTAACGTTCCAATGGCTATTCCTAAGGAGCGGTTGCCTCCAGGGTCGGACATTTCAATAGCCACAAATCTGTTGCCAACAGATTTCCCAGGCTCTGGAAACAACAACGACGAAACTTCTGCTGTAGTCGCAGATGCCGACAATTTGAAGCAAGAAAATGAAGATGATATTAAATATCCCGAtccaatggaaaatttttaa
- the LOC106090261 gene encoding transmembrane protein 267: protein MYNSTMVYMRIIIATLTCLTCLLGDNFVEISQNPLLKALADNATHAAIGALSGIAFVVQFYEKTSHFFGWLLIFVCFICSSLIDVDHFIAARSWNLEDATNLTRRPFLHCSTLIALILIAYLSAACLNYFKWSLLLGSILCAFVTHHSRDATRRGYWIYPWGNTERISNLSYIIATIITPYIVGYLHSLCRAPTVQEYLGQYIKFNDNFNQREVRGYRYMQV, encoded by the exons ATGTACAATTCCACGATGGTTTATATGCGCATTATAATCGCCACATTAACGTGTTTAACTTGCCTACTAGGTgacaattttgtggaaattagccaaaatcCTTTGCTAAAGGCTTTGGCTGATAATGCTACTCACGCAGCAATCGGAGCTTTATCTGGAATCGCATTCGTTGTCCAGTTCTATGAAAAGACATCGCATTTTTTCGGATGGCTTctaatttttgtatgttttatttgCTCATCATTAATTGACGTGGATCATTTTATTGCCGCCAGAAGCTGGAACTTGGAG GATGCCACTAACCTAACACGTCGCCCTTTTCTTCATTGTTCTACCTTAATTGCGCTTATTTTAATTGCTTATTTGTCTGCGGCTTGtctaaattatttcaaatggaGCTTGTTGTTGGGTTCAATACTTTGTGCCTTCGTTACGCACCACTCGCGCGATGCTACCCGGCGTGGATATTGGATCTATCCATGGGGAAATACGGAAAGGATCTCCAATCTATCTTATATCATAGCTACTATAATCACTCCGTATATTGTTGGATATCTACATTCACTTTGCCGTGCACCGACCGTACAAGAATATTTAGGTCAATATATTAAATTCAACGACAACTTTAATCAAAGAGAGGTAAGGGGTTATCGTTATATGCAGGTTTAA